The sequence GGTTTAACGAAGCTCTCTCCGGCCTGGGCCGCTTCCCTTCCCAGAATCCTATCCGCCTCATAGGGGTGTCCAACGCTTTCGTGAACGGCTATTCCCGCCACTTCGGGGCTGATAACGAGGTCAACTTTCCCTTCGGGCGGCTTCTTGCCCTCATAGATGAGCCTCTTCAGGGCCTGGACGTCTTTGACCGCCCACTTCCAAGGCTCGTCCTTCTCAATGAGTTCGAGACCGCCGGAAAATGCCCTTTGGACGAATGGCGCCTGCTCCATCTGACCATTTTCGATGACCACAAGGTTGTAGGTGACAGAAACGCGCGGGATTTTGCTCTTTACATACGCCCCCTCGCTGTTTACGAAGACCTTCTTCCAGAGCTGGTCTGAGTAAGTAAGGTAGCGCATCGGCACGTTCACGCCCGTTGCCTTCACTTCCTCCTCAATCTTCTTGAGGATTTCAAGCTTCTCCTCTGGCGAGAAGTCGCGGAAGTCCTTCTTCATCTTGACCTTGTATGAGACGCGGTGAAAGTCCTCCTCGCTGAAGCGGATGGGCTCGTTCCTCACCTTTGAGGCGGCTTTTGCCAGCTTCACCGCCTTCTTAACGGCCTCGCTCACGCTCTCCTTCGTGAGAACGTTGGTGCTTGCAAAGCCCATTCCTCCATCAACCAGAACCCTGATGCCGATTCCCTTGTCGGCGAGCACCTCAAGGCCTTCGGGATTGCCGTTTTTCATGGCAAGGGAAGTGCCGTTCTTCTCTTCATACCTTGCCTCTGCGTAGCTCGCCCCCCGTTCGAGGGCCTTTTCAACAGCAAACTCCAAAAGTTCCATGCACATCACCCCGGATTACTGCATATAGTAGTTCACGGAAGAGTATAAAAGTCTTTCCGTTAAGATGAGGGTCGAAAGGGGAGGAAGGTTTAAGCCTATTTTGGAATTAAAATGGGGACGGTGAGACAATGGACGAGGCCGTAAGTCTGAAAACAAAGAAGCTCGCTGAAGAGGAGGTTAATGAAGAAGAGCTTAGAGAACTTGAGAGACTCTCGAAGGAAACACTAGAAAACGGAATACTCTGGAGAGAGGCTAAGAAAGAGCTGGGGCTAAAAGATTAAAACTTCTCCTCGCACTCGCACGGATTTTTCTTGCAGTAGGGACAGACGCCGGGATACTTCTTCTTTGCGGCCTCTTCCAGGTCAACTCCGAGCAGGTTTGCTAAGCTCGCGAGCCATGCCAGAACGTCGGCGAACTCCTCCTCCATGGCCTCGCGGTCGTTCTTCCGTATCGCCTCGCTCAGTTCACCGACTTCCTCCACGAACCAGAGGAAGGTTCTCTCAACGCCCCTCTTTGAGTCCTTGTGGAAGTAAATCTCCCGAATCATCTCCTGAAACTCCCGAATCTTCATGTTCTCACCCGAGAAGGAGGAAAGAAAAGGGCTTAAAAATCACTCGGCCGCGAGCTCGATGAGCTTCCTCATGTGGATTTCGGCCGTGTCGAAGACCTCGACCGGCACGTCGCCCTGCTTTATGGCCAGCGGGAGCTCGGTGCAGCCGAGGATAACTCCCTCAACTCCTTTTTCCTTTGCATATCTTTCCACGAGGTCAACCAGGTAGGGCTTGCTCTTGAGGTTCTCAAAGGCCAGCTCCTCGAAGATTATCCTGTCTATTTCGTCAATCTCTTCTTCGTTGGGGGTTATTACCTCAAAGCCCGCCTCGCGGAGGGCGTTCTTGTAGAAGTCCGCCGTCATCGTCGTCTTCGTCCCGAGGAGGAGAACCTTCTTAACGTCCCTCCTTTTCATCTCCTCGATGAGGGCCTCTATTATGCTCACCATCGGCACGCTAACGGCTTTCTGGACATCTGGAAAGACTATGTGCGGTGTGTTAGCGGTCAGGGCTATTATTTCAGCTCCGGCCCTCTCAAGGGCCTTCGCGGCCTTGATCAGTATCTCTTTCCGTCCTTCCCAGCCGCGGGGGTTGTTTTTGAACTCTTCGAAGTTTATCGAGTAGATTATCAGCTCCGGAAACGTAAACGGCCCGAACTTTTCTCTGCTCAGCCTGATGTAGTTCCTGTAGTAGTAACAGGTTGATTCCGGCGTCGTTCCACCTATGAGGCCTATCTTTTTCATGGCAAACCACCGGGAAAGGTAGACCCAACACAATTATGAACCTTTTGGTTTCAAACTAAATGTTTTAGTTTGAGCGAGCCAAAGGAATAATGATTTAACCCCAAGAAACGAAACACCTTCGGGGTGAAAGCATGCCTATAACAACAAAGACCGGCGATAAAGGTTTAACAGGCCTCTTCACCGGCGACCGCGTGGCGAAGTATTCACCAATAATGGAGGCCAACGGCACTATAGACGAGCTCGACAGCTTTCTCGGGGAAGCCAAGCACTATGTCCCGGAAGAGATGGCGGAAATCCTCGAAAAAATCCAGGTTCAGCTCTACGACCTGATGGCCGAGCTCGCGAGCAGGGGGAAGTACGCCAAGGTGGGCGATGACGAGATTCGCTGGCTTGAGGAGCTTACGAAGAAGTACGAGGACGAGCTCCAGATTAGAGCTTTCGTCCTGCCCGGCTCAACGATAGCGAGTGCGAAGCTCGACGTCTGCAGAGCCATAACCAGGAGGGCCGAGAGGAGAGTGGCCAAACTCGTCCTCGACTACGGTTTCGGCCAGAACGCTCTCGTCTACCTAAACAGGCTCAGCGATCTGCTCTTCATAATGGCGAGGGCGATAGAGAAGCGCGAGGGGAAGCTGAAGGAGGTCAAATGAGCGTCTCCTTTCATTCTTCCAGTTCTTCCTCTGCCTGAACGTCCATCAGCAGAATTTCGCGGTATCTCAGCCAGTAATAGAGGGCGACGGCCCCCATTCCAATCCAGAGGCCGAGTGCAACAAGCCACGCTGGATAGAGGTTCAGGAGGGGACCGACGAGAACTAGTCCGGCCGGTGTCGCGATCCGCGTGAGGATTCCCAGGGCCGAGAAAACCCTGCCGCGAACCTCGCTCGGAACGGCTCTCTGGAGCTTGGACTGGATGGGAATGTCTATGAACGTCTCAGTTACTCCCCAAATCACGGCAACTGCACCAAGGAAGAAGAATGCAGCATTTC is a genomic window of Thermococcus guaymasensis DSM 11113 containing:
- a CDS encoding TldD/PmbA family protein, with protein sequence MELLEFAVEKALERGASYAEARYEEKNGTSLAMKNGNPEGLEVLADKGIGIRVLVDGGMGFASTNVLTKESVSEAVKKAVKLAKAASKVRNEPIRFSEEDFHRVSYKVKMKKDFRDFSPEEKLEILKKIEEEVKATGVNVPMRYLTYSDQLWKKVFVNSEGAYVKSKIPRVSVTYNLVVIENGQMEQAPFVQRAFSGGLELIEKDEPWKWAVKDVQALKRLIYEGKKPPEGKVDLVISPEVAGIAVHESVGHPYEADRILGREAAQAGESFVKPGMLGERIGSEVVTVIDDPTIPNSWGFYLYDDEGVKARPRYLIRNGIITEFLTNREYAAKLGQRSNGSARALNYNREPIVRMANTYLAPGDHSFEELIEDIKLGVYMVSFNEWNIDDRRYQQRYIGREAYLIENGEIKHPVRRPILEITTKALWSSVDAVGKDVEFYPGTCGKGEPSQGVPVWMGGAHARLRDIPLRRP
- a CDS encoding MazG nucleotide pyrophosphohydrolase domain-containing protein, which codes for MKIREFQEMIREIYFHKDSKRGVERTFLWFVEEVGELSEAIRKNDREAMEEEFADVLAWLASLANLLGVDLEEAAKKKYPGVCPYCKKNPCECEEKF
- a CDS encoding aspartate/glutamate racemase family protein codes for the protein MKKIGLIGGTTPESTCYYYRNYIRLSREKFGPFTFPELIIYSINFEEFKNNPRGWEGRKEILIKAAKALERAGAEIIALTANTPHIVFPDVQKAVSVPMVSIIEALIEEMKRRDVKKVLLLGTKTTMTADFYKNALREAGFEVITPNEEEIDEIDRIIFEELAFENLKSKPYLVDLVERYAKEKGVEGVILGCTELPLAIKQGDVPVEVFDTAEIHMRKLIELAAE
- a CDS encoding cob(I)yrinic acid a,c-diamide adenosyltransferase — translated: MPITTKTGDKGLTGLFTGDRVAKYSPIMEANGTIDELDSFLGEAKHYVPEEMAEILEKIQVQLYDLMAELASRGKYAKVGDDEIRWLEELTKKYEDELQIRAFVLPGSTIASAKLDVCRAITRRAERRVAKLVLDYGFGQNALVYLNRLSDLLFIMARAIEKREGKLKEVK